Proteins encoded together in one Lathyrus oleraceus cultivar Zhongwan6 chromosome 5, CAAS_Psat_ZW6_1.0, whole genome shotgun sequence window:
- the LOC127088143 gene encoding LOW QUALITY PROTEIN: laccase-15 (The sequence of the model RefSeq protein was modified relative to this genomic sequence to represent the inferred CDS: substituted 1 base at 1 genomic stop codon), with product MLNTLSSMFYKELFLQILFIVSFIPLSSQTKSHYNFVVKEARYPRLCSTKSILTVNGKFPGPTIKVHKGDTIFVDVYNKGNYNITLHWHGVTQPRNPWSDGPEYITQCPIQPGRRFRQKVIFSVEEGTLWWHAHSDWSRATVHGAIHIYPRKNSTYPFPEPYGQIPIIFGEWWKSDVNDVYREFVESGGTPNSSDAITVNGQPGDLYPCSRSETFRLRVEQGRTYLLRVVNAAMNLMLFFAISKHNLTVVGVDAMYTRPMTKDYICISPGQTMDVLLHANQEPNHYYLAARAYSTGGVEFDNTTTTARVEYRGSYTPLLTPPLPYLPNFADTEAAYDFFRSMRGLPEKYPHQVPKHISRHILTTVSINTFPCSNDQSCEGPNRTNLAASMSNIQFQTPTSNILEAYYYHIKGVFQKGFPNFPPFIFNFTGDNLPLTLNTPRRATKVKILEYNTTVXLVFQNTNLITGLDHPIHLHGFSFHVVGFGFGNFNKSKDPMNYNLYDPPFMNTATVPVNGWAAIRFWATNPGVWFMHCHLERHLTWGMETVFIVKNGKSLDAKLLPPPQDMPPC from the exons ATGTTGAACACGTTATCTTCCATGTTTTACAAAGAATTGTTCCTCCAAATTCTGTTTATTGTTTCCTTCATTCCTCTTAGTTCTCAAACTAAGAGTCACTATAACTTTGTT GTGAAAGAAGCACGTTACCCAAGATTGTGTTCCACAAAAAGCATATTGACTGTGAACGGAAAATTTCCAGGACCAACCATTAAAGTCCATAAGGGTGATACAATTTTTGTTGATGTTTACAACAAAGGAAACTACAACATAACTTTACATTG GCATGGAGTGACGCAACCTAGGAATCCATGGTCAGATGGTCCTGAATACATAACTCAGTGTCCGATTCAACCAGGAAGGAGATTCAGACAAAAAGTGATTTTTTCAGTAGAGGAAGGGACTTTATGGTGGCATGCTCATAGTGATTGGTCAAGAGCAACTGTGCATGGTGCTATCCATATCTATCCTAGGAAAAATTCTACCTACCCTTTTCCTGAACCTTATGGACAGATACCTATCATATTTG GTGAATGGTGGAAGagtgatgttaatgatgtttatAGAGAATTTGTTGAAAGTGGAGGAACCCCAAACTCATCTGATGCTATAACTGTAAATGGTCAGCCTGGAGATTTGTATCCATGCTCCAGATCGG AAACATTCCGGCTAAGAGTAGAGCAGGGAAGGACATATCTTCTCCGCGTTGTTAATGCCGCAATGAATCTCATGCTCTTTTTTGCTATTTCTAAACACAACCTCACTGTTGTTGGTGTCGATGCTATGTACACAAGGCCAATGACAAAAGACTACATTTGCATATCACCAGGACAAACAATGGATGTATTGTTGCATGCCAACCAAGAACCTAATCACTACTATTTGGCTGCAAGAGCATATTCAACTGGAGGAGTAGAGTTTGATAACACTACAACCACTGCTAGAGTAGAATACAGAGGGAGTTATACTCCACTTTTAACTCCTCCATTACCTTATCTTCCCAACTTTGCAGACACAGAAGCAGCTTATGACTTCTTCAGAAGCATGAGAGGCTTACCTGAGAAATACCCCCATCAAGTCCCAAAACACATCAGCAGACATATATTAACCACAGTTTCTATCAACACATTTCCATGTTCCAATGACCAATCCTGTGAAGGTCCAAATAGAACCAATTTAGCTGCTAGCATGAGCAACATACAATTTCAAACCCCTACCTCTAACATACTAGAAGCTTATTACTATCATATCAAGGGGGTGTTCCAAAAGGGATTTCCAAATTTTCCGCCTTTTATATTTAATTTCACTGGAGATAATTTGCCTCTGACCTTGAATACACCGAGGCGAGCAACTAAAGTTAAAATTCTTGAATATAACACAACAGTATAACTTGTTTTCCAAAACACAAATTTGATTACAGGGTTAGACCATCCCATCCATCTCCATGGATTTAGTTTCCATGTCGTTGGATTCGGGTTTGGCAATTTCAACAAAAGTAAGGATCCGATGAATTACAATCTGTATGATCCTCCATTTATGAATACTGCGACGGTGCCTGTAAATGGATGGGCTGCAATTAGGTTCTGGGCCACCAACCCAG GAGTATGGTTCATGCACTGTCATTTAGAACGCCACCTCACTTGGGGCATGGAGACAGTGTTTATTGTGAAGAACGGCAAATCCTTAGATGCAAAGTTACTGCCTCCACCGCAAGACATGCCCCCATGTTAA
- the LOC127088142 gene encoding protein TIC 22, chloroplastic isoform X1 — protein sequence MESQGQWNPLLSFSRFINHHSNHLATRLEETKRLAGTLIQSHTRTKPAFAATLTPNHVAKSLAGTSVYTVSNSDNEFVLMSDAEGAKSIGLLCFRQEDAEAFLAQVRSRKKEFRGGAKVVPITLDQVYMLKVEGIAFRFLPDPVQIKNALELRAANRGSFDGVPVFQSDLLVVKKKNKRYCPVYFSKEDLEYELSKVSRSSKGVGVSQHIMVGSFEDVLKKMELSEKSSGWEDLVFIPPGKKHSQHMQEVIA from the exons ATGGAGTCTCAGGGACAGTGGAATCCTCTTCTATCATTTTCAAGGTTTATCAATCACCACTCTAACCACCTTGCAACTCGTTTAGAAGAAACGAAACGTCTCGCCGGAACCCTAATTCAATCTCACACTCGCACCAAACCAGCCTTCGCCGCTACTTTGACTCCCAACCACGTCGCCAAGTCCCTCGCCGGCACCTCCGTTTACACCGTCAGCAATTCCGACAATGAGTTTGTTCTTATGTCTGACGCCGAAGGTGCTAAGTCCATTGGATTGCTCTGCTTTCGCCAAGAAGACGCAGAAGCATTCCTGGCTCAG GTTCGATCGCGGAAAAAGGAATTTCGAGGCGGCGCTAAGGTCGTTCCTATAACACTTGATCAG GTTTACATGTTGAAGGTTGAAGGTATTGCATTCCGATTTTTACCCGATCCAGTTCAAATAAAGAATGCACTAGAG CTCAGAGCAGCCAACAGGGGAAGTTTTGACGGAGTTCCTGTTTTCCAG TCAGACCTTTTGGTGGTGAAAAAGAAGAACAAGCGTTATTGCCCTGTATATTTTTCTAAG GAAGATCTTGAATATGAACTATCTAAGGTTTCCAGGTCATCTAAAGGTGTTGGAGTTTCTCAGCATATAATG GTTGGTAGCTTTGAAGATGTACTGAAAAAAATGGAG TTGAGTGAAAAAAGTTCAGGGTGGGAGGATTTGGTTTTTATTCCCCCAGGAAAAAAGCACTCTCAACATATGCAAGAAGTTATTGCTTAA